A window of Rhizobium sp. CC-YZS058 genomic DNA:
TGTGGCGACCTTCATGATCGAGCGTATGCTGCGCGACGGCTGGTGGACGCTCGGCAACAGTGGCGTCAACGCCGGCGAAAAGCCTGTCGGGAAAATCGGACTGAACGCGCAGCAAAGCTCAAAGCCGCATACGGCGGAAACAACGCCGCTCGCGCTGATTTCAGCCCTTCTGTTGACGCTCATCGACACAAGCAAGGGCCGCTGAACGCCGAAGGCGCAGGGGATATGACATTCGCTTGAGCCTGGGGCCTCTTACGTCAGGCTGCAGGCCGCTTTTTGTCAGCCAGTTTCAAGTCGCGAACATCATGCTGCAGCGCGAGCGCCTGCAGAAGGGGATGGTCCCAGATCGTCCGCCCTTCCGGCGCGCTCAACAGATTGAGATCGAGCGGGAAGGCTTCGATCAGCGCCTGAGCATCGAACGGCTTTTCCCGCCAGCTTTTGTCGATCGCTGCCATCAGCGCCTCCCAGTCCGTCTCCATCCCGTGCGGCTGGGTGTAGACAGGAAGCGACGTTTGGCGCAGACCGCGGTAGAGATCGAAGACGCGGGGGTCCATGTTGCAGGCGCCCTCCAGGCTGCGTGACGCAAGCCCCGTCTCGCCGCCGCTTGTCGGAAAATGCAGGCAGGGAATGCCGTAGCTTTCTGCGAACACCATGCCGTGCAGGCTGGTGGAGACGATGCGCTCGCAGGCGCGGATCTCGTCGATCCGCTCCTTCATGCCTTCCATGCTGATCGGCGTCACCGTGTTGATCAGGTGAACGTCGTCGGCCAGATGAGCGGGGATCTTGTAGCGGATCAGTTCCGGCTTCACATGCGCCTCGTAGGCGCGGTCGGAGAGTTCGGAGAGATGGACGATGACGCCCAGTTTCCACTTCTTCTCGACTGGCGGCGCGTAGAAGCGCGGCAGCAGCCAGACAGGATCGCCATAGACGCCCACCGAGCCCTCCGGCTTGCCGGTCAGCAACGCTTCCGAATAGGGACCACGGGTGGCGGTCACACGAAATCCCTTCTCGTGCTCGACGGAAAAGGCAAGGCGCTCGGCCTCCGGCGCGGAAGGATTGGACCAGGCGGAGCACCCGGTTCCCCAGAACCAGACCTCGCCGCCGGAAAACCCATGGCCGATCGTTCCGACGCAGGCCATGCGCAGCGAGGACGACTTGCTCGGCACGCGCTCGATATCGCGACCGGCAAGCAGGGCCACCATCACGGCGCTCAGAGCATCGCCGATGTTCAGGTAATCCATCGCCATCGTGGAGCCCGCCCAGGACAGGGGCACCTTACCGGTTTGACGCACATGTTCGGCAAGCCGGTTGGTTTTCATCGCGAAATGCTCCTGAAGCCAGCGTCCGCGGTTCAAGGCACCGGCGGAAATCAGGCGCTAGAAATCGTTCTTTGGGCTCGAAGTCAAGGCGGCCAACGAATCGGGCAACCGGGGCTCCATCGCCTCCTCCGGCCGCGGCATCAGCGTGAAAAGCTCCTGCGCCAGCTTGACGCCGCGCAGGGCATAGCGCCCGATCGACACGACCTCCCGGTCGCTTGGCGGCGGAGCAGCGGAGACGAAGGGGGAGGACATGAGGACCGGGCGATCCACGAACCGGCAGAGCGAGGCGATGCGGCTGACCTCGTTGACGGCCGGGCCGATGACCGTGAAATCCAGCCGGTCGGCGCTGCCGATATTGCCGTAGAACACATCGCCGATGTGGAGCCCCAGATAAACCAGGGTGGTGGGTCGGCCGGCAGCGGTCCGCTCGGCATTGAGAACCGCGAGCTTGGCGCGCAACAGGCGCTCGGCCCGCAGCGCCTGCCGGCAGGCTTCCTCGCGGTCCTCGGCCTTGAAGATCGCAAGAGTCCCGTCGCCGATCAGCTTCAGCACATTGCCGCCGGCCTCGTGGATGGCCGAGATGACCGCATCGGCATAATCGTTGAGAAAGGGAATGATGTCGTCCGGCGCAAGGCTTTCGGTGATGCGGGTGAAGCTCTGCAGATCGGAAAACCACAGCACGGCCGAGATCCGCTCGGCACGTCCGCGGGAAATGCGCCCCTGCAGCACCCGCGTCGCAGCATCTTCGCCCAGGTAGACGCGAGCGATGGTGTGGGAGATCCTGTTCAGCGACCCCGCCTTGATGGCCAGCGCCAGCACCGGCACGAGGCTGCGCAGGGCCGCCAGATGCTCCTCGGCAAAGCCTTCCTCGTCGGTCGTCACCCAATTGGAATAGAAGCAGTCCATTTCGCCGATATGGCTGTCTTGGGCAAAACGGTGGATCATCGCCACATAATCCCGATGGCCGGCGGCCAGCAGCGTGTCGAGCATGAAGAAATCCAGCGGCTCGCCAAAGCCGATCCGGCGGCGAATCTCGTCGCCATTGGTCTCGCGCAGATGATGGAAGGCGGAGCGCTTCCAGTTCTCCGCCGCATTGCCTTCATCCGACGGGCCGTAATCGAAGACGCTGTCGACCTCTTCGCGGCTGTCCCACTGGAAGGCCCGGCCCTCATAGACCGGGTGGAGCGTATCGATCAGCGCCAGCGCGCGCGAGATCGGCAGCCCTGCGGCCACGCAGCGCTCGCAGAACCCCTGGAGAATATGACCCTCGTCGGTGCCCTTCAGCCCCTGGGTGGTGAGCCAGGCGGCAATGCGGTCTATCTCGGTTCGGTCCATCATTGCGCATCTCCTGCTGCCGGCCGGATCGCAGGCAAGGACGATCGGGTCCGCCCTCGCAGCGATTCGGAGGAGGCGGAGGGTCTAGACCCAAAAGCCGGCAGAGGGAACCGAGCGCGCCTCAGCGCGGCGCGTAAAGGGCGCGGGAGCGCTCCAGATGCTTGCGCATCGCCTCGTCGGCCGCCTCCGGATCACGCGCTGCCAGGCAGCTGATGATTTCTTCATGCTCGGCAAGCGTGAACTTCTCCTTGCCGGTCCAGATCAGCATGTCGGTGTGGTATTCGCGCAGCCAGGCGAGCATGGCCTCGCTCAAGGCCACATAGATCGGATTGCCGGAAATGCGGGCGATGCGGGTGTGGAACTCCATGTCGGCGGAAATGAAGGGTTCGGCCGCGCCAAGGGATGTCCGCTGGCGCTCCAGAATCTCGTCCAGCGCCTCGATATCCTCCGGCGTCGCCCGCAGCGCCGCCTCGCGCGCCATGCCGCGCTCGAAGAAGATGCGCGCGCTTTTCAGATGTTCGAGCGAATCGGAGGATTTGGCGAGCATGATCTTGGCGGCCACATCCACCTGGCGAAAGATCGAGCGTGCCGTGAGTTCGAGGACCCGCGCCCGCTCGCCATGCGAAATCGCCACCAGCCCCATATTGGCCAGCGCCTGCATCGCCTCGCGAATGGCGGGTCGGCCGACATGGAAGCGCTCCATCAACTCCCGCTCCGACGGCATTTCGTCGCCGGGGAGAAGCTCGCCTTCGGTGATCATGTCCTTCAGCCGCGCGAAGACCTCGTCGGAGAGCTTTCGGCGGACGATCGGTTCGTCGATTTTCGTCATGGGTCTCACGGTCGTGTCAGGCCCTCCTTGTGGCACGAGCGGCACATGGCTGCAAAGTGGCAGTTCTGCGGAAGCCAGAGCCATGGGCTTGCACCAATGCTATACTCATTATACCAGTTGCTCAACCGAGCCTGAGGAGAGAAGCATGATCACCGTCACCTACCGGATCGAAACGCCCGGCAGCGTCGAGGCGATGGCGGAGAAAATCGCAAGCGATCAATCGACCGGGACCTTCGTGCCGGTTCCGGGCGAGACGGAAGAGCTGAAAGCCCGCGTCGCTGCCCGTGTGCTGGCCGTCCGCCCCCTCGATGACGCGAAACGCCCGAGCTGGCCGGAGGCCGCAGAGGAAACAGGACCGATCCGCCGCGCCGACGTCGATATCGCTTTTCCGCTCGAGGCGATCGGTACCGATCTTTCGGCGCTGATGACGATCGCCGTCGGCGGCATCTTTTCCATTCGTGGCATGACGGGCCTGAGGGTCGTCGACCTGAAGCTGCCGCCCGAATACGGCGCGGCGCACCCCGGCCCGCAGTTCGGCATTGCCGGCAGCAAGGCCCTGACCGGCGTCTCCGGGAGGCCGATCATCGGCACCATCGTCAAGCCGGCGCTCGGGCTCCGCCCGGCGGAGACGGCGGCGCTCGTCGGCGAGCTGATCGAATCCGGCGTCGACTTCATCAAGGACGATGAGAAGCTGATGAGCCCGGCCTATTCGCCGCTCAAGGAGCGTGTGGCGGCCATCATGCCGCTGATCCTCGACCACGAGCAGAAGACCGGCAAGAAGGTCATGTATGCCTTCGGCATTTCTCACACGGACCCCGACGAGATGATGCGCAATCATGATCTGGTCCTGGAGGCGGGCGGAAACTGCGCGGTCATCAACATCAATTCGATCGGGATGGGCGGCATGGCGTTTCTGCGCAAGCGCTCCGGTCTTGTCCTGCACGCTCATCGCAATGGCTGGGACGTGCTGACCCGTCATCCGGGCGTGGGATTCGATTTCAAGGTCTGGCAGCAATTCTGGCGCCTTCTTGGCGTGGACCAGTTCCAGATCAACGGGATCGGCGTGAAATATTGGGAACCGGACGAAAGCTTCGTCGACTCCTTCAAGGCCGTGTCCACACCGCTCTTCTCGCCCGCCGATTGCCCGCTGCCGGTGGCAGGGTCCGGCCAATGGGGCGGGCAGGCGCCTGAGACCTACCGGCGGACCGGGCGGACGCTGGATCTCCTTTATCTCTGCGGTGGCGGCATTGTCAGCCACCCACAGGGGCCGGCCGCGGGTGTGCGCGCCGTTACGCAGGCCTGGGAAGCGGCGGTGAAGGATATCCCGCTCGAAACCTATGCGGTCGATCATCCGGAACTTGCCGCCTCGCTGAAGAAATTCGGAGGGAAGGATGCCTGAGCCCATGATCCCGCGGATGCCCCTGCCGATGACCCCGCTGCTGCTCAGCTATTACGGCGACGATTTTACCGGATCGACGGATGTCATGGAGTCGCTCTCCGTCCATGGCGTCGACACCGTGCTGTTTCTGCGCATTCCCGACGACGCGCTGCTTGCGCGCTTTTCCCATTGCCGCGCCATCGGCCTTGCCGGCACCAGCCGCAGCGAAACGACAGGCTGGATGGATGAGATGCTTCCCGAGATCTTCTCTTTCCTGAGAAGCCTGAAGGCGGCCGTCTGTCACTACAAGGTCTGCTCCACCTTCGATTCGAGCCCCGAGACCGGCAATATCGGCCGGGCGGTCGAGATCGGCGCCCGCCTCTTCGACCAGCCGGTCGTGCCGCTGCTGGTCGGCGCGCCGCAGCTCAAGCGCTACACCGCCTTTGGAACTCTGTTCGCCGCCTATCAGGGCGAGACCTACCGGATCGACCGGCATCCCGTCATGAGCCGGCATCCGGTCACGCCGATGCGGGAGGCGGATCTTCGGCTGCATCTGGCGGCGCAGACGGCGCTGCCTGTTCGCCTCGCCGATCTTGCAACACTTGCCGCCGGCGATGCCGACAGCCGCATCGATGCCCTGATCGAGCGCTTCGAGGGCATGCTGCTTCTCGATGTCGACAGCCTGGACAGCCAGAGGGCGGCAGGGGCCCAGCTTGCCCGCCTCAACCATCGGGGTCTGCGCTTCATGGCTGGCTCCTCCGGCGTCGAATATGCGCTCCTCTCGCGCTGGCAGGCGGAAGGCATCACGCCGGGCCCCCGCGCCTTCGACGAGCCGGGCGCCGTGGAGCGGATCGCGGTCGTCTCCGGCAGCGTCTCTCCCACCACCGAACGGCAGATCCGCCAGGCAGAGGCGGACGGCTTCGACACGGTGCCGGTCGATCCGCTCGCCTTGCTTGGTGAAGGCAGCGAGGCCGCCCGCCAGGCGGCTGTTACCGCCGGCATGGCCGCCCTCGACCAGGGCCGCAGCGTCGTTCTTCACACGGCGCTCGGTCCGGCTGCGGATCAGGGCGAAGCGATCGACCGTGTGGCCGGCAGCCGCCACAGGATCGGCCAGACGCTTGGCTCCATCCTTCTCGCCCTTGTGGAACAGGCAGGACTGACCCGCGCCGTCATTGCCGGCGGCGACACGTCGAGCCACGCGCTGACCGCACTCAAGGTCGATGCGCTGACGACGCTTCTGCCCTTACCGCAAACGCCGGGTTCGCCGCTCTGCACCGCGCATGGCGCGCACGCTCCGACGAACGGGCTGCAAGTTTCCCTGAAAGGCGGCCAGGTGGGAACGGACAGCTACTTCGCGCAGATCCGGGACGGACGGCGCGCCTGATCTCTGGAGTGCGGGGACGAAGGCGCATCAAGAAGGTAACTGACTGCTTACCTTAGGAGCATCCATGGCAACCCCGATTTTCCGACTCGTAATCTCATTGACTCATTATACCAGTTGGCTATAGTGCCGCCACAGGAACAGCAGGTGAGGATTTATGACTGCGATCGCAATCTTCGGCGCCGGGGGCAAAATGGGCACCCGACTGGCGCGCAATCTGAAAGGCTCGCGCTTCGACGTGCGCCATGTCGAGGTCAGCGACGCCGGACAGGCCAAGCTGAAGGCCGAGCTCGGGCTCGACTGCGTGCCGGTCGATCAGGCGCTGTCCGGCGCGCAAGTGGTGGTTCTGGCCGTGCCGGATACGGCGATCGGCAAGGTGGCCTCCGGCATCGTCTCCAAGCTTGCGCCGGGCACCATCGTGGTGATCCTCGATGCGGCTGCGCCTTTTGCCGGCCATCTGCCGGAGCGCGCCGACATCACCTATTTCGTCACCCATCCCTGCCATCCGCCGATCTTCAACGACGAGACGGACATGGCCGCGAAGAAGGACCATTTCGGGGGAATTGCCGCCAAGCAGCACATCGTCTCGGCGCTGATGCAGGGTCCGGAAGAGCATTACGCGATCGGCGAAGGGGTGGCGAAGACCATTTGGGCCCCGGTCATGCGCTCGCACCGGGTCACGGTCGAGCAGATGGCGATCCTCGAGCCCGGTCTTTCCGAAACCGTCTGCGCCTCGCTGCTCGTCGTCATGAACCAGGCGCTGGAGGAATGCGTGAAGCGCGGCGTGCCGGAGCAGGCCGCGCGCGACTTCCTGCTCGGCCATATGAACGTGCTCGGCGCCGTGATCTTCAAGGAAGTCGATGGCGTCTTCTCCGATGCCTGCAACAAGGCCATCGAATTCGGCATCCCGGCACTGATGCGCGACGACTGGAAGCGGGTCTTCGAGCCGGAGGAAATCGCCGAAAGCATTCGGCGCATCACCTGACGCGCCGGCACCCAAGCGGCCCCGCAGGGAGGCGGGGCCGAGACAACCATCCAAAGGGAGGACACCATGAAACTGACACGCAGACTGACGCTCGCGGCGCTTGCCGGCGCGCTTGCCCTCGGGACGGCCATGCCGTCCTATGCGGCGGACCTGATCGCCATCATCACGCCCAGCCACGACAACCCCTTCTTCAAGGCCGAAGCCGTCGGCGCCGAAGCGAAGGCGAAGGAGCTCGGCTATGAGACGCTGGTTCTCGTCCATGACGACGACGCCAACAAGCAGTCGCAGCTGATCGATACCGCCATCGGCCGCGGCGCCAAGGCGATCATTCTCGACAATGCCGGCTCGGAAGCCTCGATCGCCGCCGTGCAGAAGGCCAAGGATGCCAAGATCCCGTCCTTCCTGATCGACCGCGAAATCAACGCCACCGGCGTCGCCGTTTCGCAGATCGTGTCGAACAACTACCAGGGTGCTCAGCTCGGTGCCGAGGAGTTCGTGCGGCTGATGGGCGAGAAGGGCAATTATGTCGAGCTGCTTGGCCGCGAAGCCGATCTCAATGCCGGCATCCGCTCCAAGGGCTATCACGACATCATCGACGAATATCCGGACCTGAAGATGGTCGCCCAGCAGTCGGCCAACTGGAGCCAGACCGAAGGCTATTCGAAGATGGAGACCATTCTCCAGGCCAATCCCGACATCCAGGGCGTGATCGCTGGCAATGACACGATGGCCATGGGCGCGATTGCCGCGCTGCAGGCTGCCGGCCGCAAGGACGTGATCGTCGTCGGCTTCGACGGCTCCAACGATGTGCGCGACTCGATCAAGGCGGGCGGCATCAAGGCGACCGTCATGCAGCCGGCCTATGCGCAGGCCCAGATGGCCGTCGAGCAGGCCGATGCCTACATCAAGACCGGCAAGGCTCCGGCGGAAGAAAAGCAGCTGATGGATTGCGTGCTGATCAACGCCGACAACGCCGACAAGCTCGAAACCTTCGCGCTCAAGGATTGATCCTTTCAATGGACCAAGCGGACGGGGCGTGACGCTCCGTCCGTCTTTCCCTGTTTTCCGGAGTTGACGGAATGCCGCGTTTTCCCGCCGCATCGCTGCTGCTTGCGCTTGGCCTCGCGCTGACCGGCTGCAAGATCATCAAGACACCGACGGCGGAAGAGGCTGCGGAAGAGAAGAGCGGCGGCTTCAACCCCACTCGCCAGGCTTCCGAGCTCTGGGGTCCGAAAGTTGTTCCTTACCTCACCAATCGCGCTGGCCCCTTTGCGGATGTGGCAAG
This region includes:
- a CDS encoding transcriptional regulator NanR codes for the protein MTKIDEPIVRRKLSDEVFARLKDMITEGELLPGDEMPSERELMERFHVGRPAIREAMQALANMGLVAISHGERARVLELTARSIFRQVDVAAKIMLAKSSDSLEHLKSARIFFERGMAREAALRATPEDIEALDEILERQRTSLGAAEPFISADMEFHTRIARISGNPIYVALSEAMLAWLREYHTDMLIWTGKEKFTLAEHEEIISCLAARDPEAADEAMRKHLERSRALYAPR
- a CDS encoding polysaccharide pyruvyl transferase family protein, which gives rise to MKTNRLAEHVRQTGKVPLSWAGSTMAMDYLNIGDALSAVMVALLAGRDIERVPSKSSSLRMACVGTIGHGFSGGEVWFWGTGCSAWSNPSAPEAERLAFSVEHEKGFRVTATRGPYSEALLTGKPEGSVGVYGDPVWLLPRFYAPPVEKKWKLGVIVHLSELSDRAYEAHVKPELIRYKIPAHLADDVHLINTVTPISMEGMKERIDEIRACERIVSTSLHGMVFAESYGIPCLHFPTSGGETGLASRSLEGACNMDPRVFDLYRGLRQTSLPVYTQPHGMETDWEALMAAIDKSWREKPFDAQALIEAFPLDLNLLSAPEGRTIWDHPLLQALALQHDVRDLKLADKKRPAA
- a CDS encoding adenylate/guanylate cyclase domain-containing protein, giving the protein MDRTEIDRIAAWLTTQGLKGTDEGHILQGFCERCVAAGLPISRALALIDTLHPVYEGRAFQWDSREEVDSVFDYGPSDEGNAAENWKRSAFHHLRETNGDEIRRRIGFGEPLDFFMLDTLLAAGHRDYVAMIHRFAQDSHIGEMDCFYSNWVTTDEEGFAEEHLAALRSLVPVLALAIKAGSLNRISHTIARVYLGEDAATRVLQGRISRGRAERISAVLWFSDLQSFTRITESLAPDDIIPFLNDYADAVISAIHEAGGNVLKLIGDGTLAIFKAEDREEACRQALRAERLLRAKLAVLNAERTAAGRPTTLVYLGLHIGDVFYGNIGSADRLDFTVIGPAVNEVSRIASLCRFVDRPVLMSSPFVSAAPPPSDREVVSIGRYALRGVKLAQELFTLMPRPEEAMEPRLPDSLAALTSSPKNDF
- the oiaX gene encoding 3-oxo-isoapionate-4-phosphate decarboxylase OiaX, whose translation is MGLHQCYTHYTSCSTEPEERSMITVTYRIETPGSVEAMAEKIASDQSTGTFVPVPGETEELKARVAARVLAVRPLDDAKRPSWPEAAEETGPIRRADVDIAFPLEAIGTDLSALMTIAVGGIFSIRGMTGLRVVDLKLPPEYGAAHPGPQFGIAGSKALTGVSGRPIIGTIVKPALGLRPAETAALVGELIESGVDFIKDDEKLMSPAYSPLKERVAAIMPLILDHEQKTGKKVMYAFGISHTDPDEMMRNHDLVLEAGGNCAVININSIGMGGMAFLRKRSGLVLHAHRNGWDVLTRHPGVGFDFKVWQQFWRLLGVDQFQINGIGVKYWEPDESFVDSFKAVSTPLFSPADCPLPVAGSGQWGGQAPETYRRTGRTLDLLYLCGGGIVSHPQGPAAGVRAVTQAWEAAVKDIPLETYAVDHPELAASLKKFGGKDA
- a CDS encoding phosphogluconate dehydrogenase C-terminal domain-containing protein; this encodes MTAIAIFGAGGKMGTRLARNLKGSRFDVRHVEVSDAGQAKLKAELGLDCVPVDQALSGAQVVVLAVPDTAIGKVASGIVSKLAPGTIVVILDAAAPFAGHLPERADITYFVTHPCHPPIFNDETDMAAKKDHFGGIAAKQHIVSALMQGPEEHYAIGEGVAKTIWAPVMRSHRVTVEQMAILEPGLSETVCASLLVVMNQALEECVKRGVPEQAARDFLLGHMNVLGAVIFKEVDGVFSDACNKAIEFGIPALMRDDWKRVFEPEEIAESIRRIT
- a CDS encoding four-carbon acid sugar kinase family protein — protein: MTPLLLSYYGDDFTGSTDVMESLSVHGVDTVLFLRIPDDALLARFSHCRAIGLAGTSRSETTGWMDEMLPEIFSFLRSLKAAVCHYKVCSTFDSSPETGNIGRAVEIGARLFDQPVVPLLVGAPQLKRYTAFGTLFAAYQGETYRIDRHPVMSRHPVTPMREADLRLHLAAQTALPVRLADLATLAAGDADSRIDALIERFEGMLLLDVDSLDSQRAAGAQLARLNHRGLRFMAGSSGVEYALLSRWQAEGITPGPRAFDEPGAVERIAVVSGSVSPTTERQIRQAEADGFDTVPVDPLALLGEGSEAARQAAVTAGMAALDQGRSVVLHTALGPAADQGEAIDRVAGSRHRIGQTLGSILLALVEQAGLTRAVIAGGDTSSHALTALKVDALTTLLPLPQTPGSPLCTAHGAHAPTNGLQVSLKGGQVGTDSYFAQIRDGRRA
- a CDS encoding D-ribose ABC transporter substrate-binding protein; translation: MKLTRRLTLAALAGALALGTAMPSYAADLIAIITPSHDNPFFKAEAVGAEAKAKELGYETLVLVHDDDANKQSQLIDTAIGRGAKAIILDNAGSEASIAAVQKAKDAKIPSFLIDREINATGVAVSQIVSNNYQGAQLGAEEFVRLMGEKGNYVELLGREADLNAGIRSKGYHDIIDEYPDLKMVAQQSANWSQTEGYSKMETILQANPDIQGVIAGNDTMAMGAIAALQAAGRKDVIVVGFDGSNDVRDSIKAGGIKATVMQPAYAQAQMAVEQADAYIKTGKAPAEEKQLMDCVLINADNADKLETFALKD